Part of the Sphingobacterium sp. LZ7M1 genome, TCCGAAGTGGAGTTACTGATGCAGGGAGAGCGACCATTAAAAAAGCAAAAGAAATGAAACACATTGGAAATTCAAACGAGGATATGCTTGCCTTGCTCGAAGCTGTGGTAGGTATCAAAAATGAACTGCTGTATATCAGGGAATATTTTCATCCACTCTTAAAAGGGGAAATTTATCTTTCGGGCGAACAGGTTTGCGAGATGTTGCATATCAGCAAACGGACGTTACAACAGTACAGAGATGACGGACTGATACCCTTTATCAAGCTCGAACGGAAAATCCTTTTCCGTGAAAGCGATATTATCAAGGTATTGGAAGATAACTATCAGCGTTGGGATAGTTTAGGAATTTAACGTTTTAGAAGCTTGGCGAAGTGGCGGGAATCGAAGCAAAAAATGTTCAGTTTTGTACAAAAGTTCAATCGAAGAACTACCCTTGAGTTCTGCACTAAACCCGCCATTTTGCCAAACTGCATGTTGT contains:
- a CDS encoding helix-turn-helix domain-containing protein, with the translated sequence MKHIGNSNEDMLALLEAVVGIKNELLYIREYFHPLLKGEIYLSGEQVCEMLHISKRTLQQYRDDGLIPFIKLERKILFRESDIIKVLEDNYQRWDSLGI